In Cyanobium sp. WAJ14-Wanaka, a single genomic region encodes these proteins:
- a CDS encoding methionine gamma-lyase family protein: MAASAWAKEQVEAALGRSAGRAAEFTAQVGPRLERVLAAFAAERLGSHHFASVSGYGHGDQGREVLDRVFARVLQAEAAAVRLQFVSGTHAISAALYGVLRPGDRLLAITGRPYDTLEEVIGLRGSGQGSLAEFGIHYDELALLADGSVDQGGLADALSVPTRMVLIQRSCGYSWRPSLGVDQIGLLCGQVKEIQSACICFVDNCYGELVESQEPTAVGADLIAGSLIKNLGGTIVPTGGYVAGRADLVEMACCRLTAPGIGSEGGTGFDLYRLLFQGLFLAPQMVAEALISAELVAEVFAGLGYPVNPMPGAMRADVIQAVRLGSAEPLQTICRAFQAASPVGAYLDPVPASMPGYESELVMAGGTFIDGSTSEFSADAPLREPYVLYAQGGTHRAHAQLALERALVALADSGVFQAN, from the coding sequence ATGGCAGCTTCGGCCTGGGCCAAGGAGCAGGTGGAGGCAGCCCTGGGGCGCAGCGCTGGGCGAGCTGCTGAGTTCACGGCCCAGGTGGGGCCGCGCCTGGAGCGGGTGTTGGCGGCCTTTGCTGCGGAGCGCTTGGGCAGCCACCATTTCGCTTCGGTGAGTGGCTATGGCCACGGCGACCAGGGCCGGGAAGTGCTGGATCGGGTTTTTGCCCGGGTGCTCCAGGCTGAGGCTGCTGCGGTGCGGCTCCAGTTTGTAAGTGGCACCCATGCCATCTCCGCTGCCCTCTATGGGGTGCTGCGCCCAGGCGATCGGCTGCTGGCCATTACGGGCCGCCCCTACGACACCCTGGAGGAGGTGATTGGACTGCGCGGCAGCGGCCAGGGCTCCCTGGCGGAATTCGGCATCCACTACGACGAGTTGGCCCTGCTGGCCGATGGCAGCGTGGATCAAGGAGGATTGGCCGATGCCCTATCGGTGCCTACCCGAATGGTGCTGATCCAGCGCAGCTGCGGCTACAGCTGGCGGCCCTCCCTGGGGGTCGATCAGATCGGCTTGCTCTGCGGGCAGGTAAAGGAGATCCAGTCGGCATGCATCTGCTTTGTCGACAACTGCTACGGCGAGTTGGTGGAGTCGCAGGAGCCCACCGCCGTTGGGGCAGACCTGATCGCCGGTTCCCTGATTAAAAACCTGGGGGGCACCATTGTCCCGACCGGTGGCTATGTGGCTGGCCGAGCCGATCTGGTGGAGATGGCCTGCTGCCGCCTCACCGCCCCCGGCATTGGCAGCGAGGGGGGGACGGGCTTTGACCTGTATCGCCTGCTTTTCCAGGGCCTTTTCCTGGCGCCCCAAATGGTGGCGGAGGCCCTGATCAGTGCCGAGTTGGTGGCGGAGGTGTTCGCTGGCCTGGGCTATCCGGTCAATCCGATGCCAGGGGCCATGCGCGCCGACGTGATTCAGGCCGTGCGCCTGGGCTCAGCCGAACCGCTGCAAACCATCTGTCGGGCCTTCCAGGCCGCTTCGCCCGTGGGGGCCTACCTCGATCCGGTGCCAGCATCGATGCCTGGCTATGAAAGCGAGTTGGTGATGGCGGGGGGCACTTTCATTGATGGCAGCACCAGCGAGTTCTCCGCCGATGCCCCCCTGCGGGAGCCCTACGTGCTCTACGCCCAAGGCGGCACCCATCGGGCCCACGCCCAATTGGCCCTGGAGCGGGCCCTGGTGGCGTTAGCGGATAGCGGTGTGTTTCAGGCAAACTGA
- a CDS encoding fatty acid desaturase translates to MREAVETTREPLPRSQRKFKSGTTGFMLAMHVGAVFALLPQFWSWQAVVALVVLYWVTVLGVTMGLHRLVTHRAFVVSQPVERILVLMGALACQSGPIEWVGLHRHHHKFSDQPNDHHDAARGLWWAHSSWMLHPIPALSHVDRLTGDLQRDPFYRWLDRWFLLLQLPLGAALYWYGEIAGVHGGGLGLVLWAIPLRLVIVYHVTWLVNSATHAFGYRNFDSPDLSRNCWWVAILTFGEGWHNNHHTFPHSARHGLRWFEFDITWQHIKLLRSLGLAKKVREASYRA, encoded by the coding sequence ATGCGCGAGGCGGTGGAAACCACCAGGGAACCCCTGCCGCGTTCCCAAAGGAAATTCAAATCCGGCACCACCGGCTTCATGCTGGCGATGCATGTGGGGGCAGTGTTCGCCCTGCTGCCGCAATTCTGGAGCTGGCAAGCGGTTGTGGCGCTGGTTGTCCTGTACTGGGTCACCGTGCTCGGGGTAACCATGGGCCTCCATCGCCTGGTTACCCACCGGGCCTTCGTGGTTTCCCAACCAGTGGAGCGGATCCTGGTGCTGATGGGAGCCCTCGCCTGCCAGAGCGGACCGATCGAATGGGTGGGCTTGCACAGGCACCACCACAAGTTTTCTGACCAACCCAACGACCATCACGACGCCGCCCGGGGCCTGTGGTGGGCCCACAGCTCCTGGATGTTGCACCCAATTCCAGCGCTTAGCCACGTAGATCGACTCACCGGAGACCTCCAGCGGGACCCTTTCTATCGCTGGCTGGACCGCTGGTTTCTGCTGCTCCAGTTGCCCCTTGGGGCAGCCCTCTATTGGTATGGCGAAATTGCCGGGGTCCATGGCGGGGGCCTGGGCCTGGTGCTCTGGGCGATTCCTTTGAGGCTGGTGATCGTCTATCACGTGACCTGGCTGGTGAATTCGGCCACCCATGCCTTCGGCTATCGCAATTTCGATTCCCCCGACCTCTCCCGCAACTGCTGGTGGGTGGCGATCTTGACCTTTGGTGAGGGCTGGCATAACAACCACCACACCTTCCCCCACTCGGCCCGCCACGGCCTGCGCTGGTTCGAATTCGATATCACCTGGCAACACATCAAGCTGCTGCGCTCCCTGGGGTTGGCCAAGAAGGTGCGCGAAGCCAGCTATCGGGCCTAA